CGACGGGTACCGGCCGCCTGTTCTACGAGCAGCGGGCATCCGTTGCTTTCGCCGTGCCATGCTTCAAGGCCACGACTTCTGCCGGTTCAGACGATGCGGCTTACAGGCGGCCGCTCCGGCCATGACGCCATCGTGCTAAGCGACCTTGATGGAACCGGCGTCGACGGCCCAGTTCGCACCGATCGCACTCGGCATGGTCGGGGATGCCAGCAGCAGCACGGCGCGGGCGATCTCGTCAGGCTCGATCATGTTGCCTGTGAGCATGCCGAGGTCTGCCGGCAGGGTCTGCAGCAGGGTGGCGTGTTCGACGCCGACCGCCTGCGCCACCTGAGACAGGTAACCGTCGTCGCCCGCGATCGCGTTGGTCCTGGTCAGAGCCGGTGACACAGTGTTGACGCGTACTCCCTGCGAGGCTATCCGCTCGGCGAGCCCCCGGGAGAACGTGGTGAGCGCCGCTTTGGCGGCCGCGTACGGCAGCGGGGTGCTGCCCGCGGCGCCGGGACGCCGGGCGGTGTCGGAGCCTATGTTGATGATCGCGCCGCGGGCCTCGATCAAGGCGGGCAGTGCCGCCCGGATGACCCGCACGGAGGAGCTGAGATTCAGCGCGAAGACGTCCTGCCAGATGTCGTCCCCGCCGTCGAGGGCGTTGCCGAGCGAACCCTCCGGCAGGCTGCCGCCACCGGCGTTGTTGACCAGGACGTCCAAGCGCGGGTCGGTCGCCAGGACCGCCTCGACCATGCGACGGCACTCATCGGCCCTGGACAGGTCGGCGGACACGAAGGCCGCCCCGGTTGCTTCGAGTTCGGGTGTGGTGCGCCGGGACACCGCGGTGACTGACGCGCCTTCGGCGACGAAGGCTCGCACGATCGCCAGGCCGATGCCCTTGCTGGCGCCGGTCACGAGCACGCGCTTGCCGACGAGTTGTAGATCCATGGTCCGTTACTCCTGTGTGTTCCGAGGCATGAGGCCTAGCACCGCACGCAGGGCCGCCTGTCTGACTCAGCGAGCCCTGGCGGAGCGATCCGGGGTGGGCGTGCGGACCATCCGTACTTCGAGATCCGCACCGCCTCCTTCATGTGACGTTGTCACATGAGACGACCCTAGGACTTTCATGTGACAACGTCAACCCACTCGGATGACGTCGTCATTTGTATGATGTGGGCATGGTCAGTCGTGCAGAGTCCGCCGCCGCCACCCGACGCGCCGTTCTGGACGCGGCCGCAGAACTGCTCGACGAGGGTGGTCCGGACGCGGTGACCCTGCGGGACGTGAGCGCACGGGCAGGTGTGAGTCGCGGCGCTCCCTACGGGCACTTCGCCGACAAGGACACCCTGCTCGCCGCCGTCGCCACAGAGGACTGGGAGCGCTTCAGCGACGAGATTGCCGCCCTGCGCGGCACCCCGGCCGCCAAACTCCGGGGCGCCCTCACCGCGCTTGTCTCCATCGGCCGTCACCACCCGCACCGCTACCGGCAGATGCTCGGCCCCCCGGCCGGCGAAGACCCCGGCCAGATGGTCGCCGCCTCCTGCCGCGCTCAGGAGGAATTCCTGACCCTCGTATCCCAGGTCGTCGACGAACAGGACGTGCACCGCTACGGAGGGCTGCTCTTCACCGGCGTCAGCGGGATCATCAACGCGGAACTGAGCGGCCACTTCACCACCGGGAAATGGCGCACCTCCGCCGATGCACTGGTCGACACCCTCGTCACGCTCATCGCCCACGGCCAACCCAGCGACCACATGGCCGGCGGATCTTCGCCCGCTCGCTGAACCCCGCCCGCCACTGTCCCGACGCGGCCAGTCCAACGGCGTCAGGGCTCGGGGCAGCAGGTGAGTTCGCCGAGCTGGTTCTCGACGGTCACCACGATCACCGGCACCCGATTCTCAGCTTCGGCCCGGTGCGCCAACCAGCTCACACGATCGTGATGCCGCCGTCCACCGGCAAGGTCTGGCCAGTGATGTAGCCGGCCGCGTCGGAGGCCAGGAAGACCACCGCGGCGGCGAGCTCCCGCGGGTCGCCCATGCGTCCGGCGGGGATCCGCGACAGCTGTCCGTCCAGGTAGCCGGGCGGATATTGGTCTGTCATCTCCGAGCTGAAAAAGCCCGGCGCCAAGGCGTTGACCCTGATTCCCTTGCGGCCGGTCCACTGCTGTGCGAGGTCGCGCGTCAGACCGATGAGCGCGGCCTTCGACGCGCTGTAGGCGGCCTGGGGCAGCCCAGCGGTGGTGAGCCCGAGGATCGAGGAGATGTTGATGATGTTCGAGCCCGGCTCCATCACCCGTGCGCAGGCTTGGGCCATCCAGTAACAGCCGTTGAGGTTGACGTCGATGACGGAGCGGAACTGCTGCGGGGTCTCGCGCAGAGCCGGTACGGCGGTGCCTCTACCGGCGTTGTTGACCAAGACGTCGACCTGTCCGAACTCCGCCAGTGTCCTGACCGTGAGCTGCTCGCAGGCTGCGGGATCCGAGACGTCGGTCAGGACGGTCAAGGCCCGCCTTCCGGCCGCCTCGACCAGTTCGGCGGTCTTCCGAAGTCCCTCGGCGCGGCGGGCAGCCAGGACGACGTGCGCTCCCGCCTCGGCGAGCCCCTGGGCGAAAGCGACCCCCAAGCCGCTTGAGGCACCGGTGACCAGCGCGACCTTGTCGTCGAGGCGAAACAGTTCGGGGACGGGCATGGGGTGAACTCCTCACGGCGGTCAGCGGGCGGCTCTCGGCAGGGCCTCGCGGGCGAGTTCCAGGTATCGGGGCACGGCGTCACCGGCCGTGTCGAAGCCGGGGCCGCTGTCGGCGCCGGACCGTCTGCGATGGTCGATTCCCGCTGCGATCGCAGCGATCTTGAAGTTGGCCAGGGCCAGGTGGAAGTCCCAGTGCGCGAGTTCACAGCCCCCGGCCTCGACGTACATCGCGGCCAGACCATCGGCGGACGGCAGTCGGTCACTGGTCCAGGCGCTCGGGGCACCCATGATGAGGTCGAAGGCCGGGTCCCGGTAGGCGCACATCATGGCCACGTCGGCCACCGGATCCCCGATGGTCGAGAGCTCCCAGTCGACCACCGCTGCCACTTCGGCATTGTCGAGGATCGTGTTGTCTACGCGGTAGTCGCCGTGCACGACGGCGCTGGTCGGCTGGCCCGGCACCCTGCGGCCGAGATTGCGGATGACCTCGTCGGCGAGCGGCTGGAGCTGCGGGTTCCCGGTCAGGCTCCATTGCTTGGCCCAGCGCCTCAACTGACGGGCCGCATAACCCTCAGGGCGCCCGAAGTCCGCCAGTCCGGCCGAGACATAGTCAAACCGGTGCAGGGCGATCAGCGCACCGAGCATGCTCGCCACGACCTGATCGACTTCCCAGTCACTGAGTCGGGCCAGGTCCTCCCTGGTCCGGAGCACCCGGCCGTCGACGAATGTGCTGATGGCGAAGGGCCCGCCGAGGAGCTGCTCGCGGGAGTGGAGGAGCACCGCCTCGGCCACCGGGACGCGAGAGCCGCGAAGCGCTGTCGTCACCCGGTGTTCCCGCGCGATGTCGTGGGCTGAGGGAGTCCGTCCGGCTCGCGGCGGTGTGCGCAGCACCCAGTGGTGCACGCCGTCGGTGATCCGGTAGGTCACGTTGGACCGGCCGCCGGTGATGACCGATGCGTCCAGCCGGCCGACCGGCTGGTGGCCGGCCGACGTGAGGGCCGCCGCCACTCCTTCGAGCTGCCATGCGGTGAGAGCCGCCGGGGCAACGCTCATGAGCCTGCAATCCATCGGATGGCACGGCGTGCGATCGCCCATCGGTGCACCTCGGACGGCCCGTCGTAGATGCGGAAGGGGCGCAGCTCACGAGCGATCTTGGCAACCGGCAGTTCGTCCGAGACGCCCAGAGCACCGCACATCTGGACGGCACGGTCGACGACCCGGTTCAGGGCCTCGGACGCGAACGTCTTCGCGATCGAGGTGCTCGCGGACGCGTGACCGCCTTCGTCCAGTTCCCGGCACGCTTCCAGGAGGAGGGCGCGCGTGGCGGCCAGGTCGATCTCGCTGTCCGCGATCAGTTGCTGGACCATCCCGAGGTCCGCAAGTCGCCCGGCGAAGGCACGCCTTCCCGCGACATGCTCGATGGCGACCTCGTGGGCTCGCTGCGCGGCGCCGGTCCACCTCATGACGTGCGTCATCCGCGCGGGACCGAGCCGAACCTGCGCATAGCGGAAACCTTCGTCGACCGCGCCCAGAACGTCGGTGTCCGGCACGACGACGT
Above is a window of Streptomyces sp. SAI-135 DNA encoding:
- a CDS encoding TetR/AcrR family transcriptional regulator, with translation MVSRAESAAATRRAVLDAAAELLDEGGPDAVTLRDVSARAGVSRGAPYGHFADKDTLLAAVATEDWERFSDEIAALRGTPAAKLRGALTALVSIGRHHPHRYRQMLGPPAGEDPGQMVAASCRAQEEFLTLVSQVVDEQDVHRYGGLLFTGVSGIINAELSGHFTTGKWRTSADALVDTLVTLIAHGQPSDHMAGGSSPAR
- a CDS encoding phosphotransferase family protein, translating into MSVAPAALTAWQLEGVAAALTSAGHQPVGRLDASVITGGRSNVTYRITDGVHHWVLRTPPRAGRTPSAHDIAREHRVTTALRGSRVPVAEAVLLHSREQLLGGPFAISTFVDGRVLRTREDLARLSDWEVDQVVASMLGALIALHRFDYVSAGLADFGRPEGYAARQLRRWAKQWSLTGNPQLQPLADEVIRNLGRRVPGQPTSAVVHGDYRVDNTILDNAEVAAVVDWELSTIGDPVADVAMMCAYRDPAFDLIMGAPSAWTSDRLPSADGLAAMYVEAGGCELAHWDFHLALANFKIAAIAAGIDHRRRSGADSGPGFDTAGDAVPRYLELAREALPRAAR
- a CDS encoding glucose 1-dehydrogenase; translation: MPVPELFRLDDKVALVTGASSGLGVAFAQGLAEAGAHVVLAARRAEGLRKTAELVEAAGRRALTVLTDVSDPAACEQLTVRTLAEFGQVDVLVNNAGRGTAVPALRETPQQFRSVIDVNLNGCYWMAQACARVMEPGSNIINISSILGLTTAGLPQAAYSASKAALIGLTRDLAQQWTGRKGIRVNALAPGFFSSEMTDQYPPGYLDGQLSRIPAGRMGDPRELAAAVVFLASDAAGYITGQTLPVDGGITIV
- a CDS encoding SDR family NAD(P)-dependent oxidoreductase, with amino-acid sequence MDLQLVGKRVLVTGASKGIGLAIVRAFVAEGASVTAVSRRTTPELEATGAAFVSADLSRADECRRMVEAVLATDPRLDVLVNNAGGGSLPEGSLGNALDGGDDIWQDVFALNLSSSVRVIRAALPALIEARGAIINIGSDTARRPGAAGSTPLPYAAAKAALTTFSRGLAERIASQGVRVNTVSPALTRTNAIAGDDGYLSQVAQAVGVEHATLLQTLPADLGMLTGNMIEPDEIARAVLLLASPTMPSAIGANWAVDAGSIKVA